The Hippopotamus amphibius kiboko isolate mHipAmp2 chromosome 13, mHipAmp2.hap2, whole genome shotgun sequence sequence ACTGATAGATGAGTGGACTCTAAAGACCAGGGCCATGGACACACAAAATGTGAGTGAGGCCCATTTAGGAGGGATCTGCCCAGTGGATAATGAGCAGTGTCTAAAGGTGAGTAGGGGTTTGGAAATAAGATGGATGGGGCCCAGAAATGAGAGGCCAGGGCTACCTGGGCCAGGCCCCCTTTcctcccagcaccagaggtgGGGCTAGGAATGGGAGGGTACCCCACTGAGCATCTCCATGTTCTTCCTTCCCCCGATCAGTTAGAGAAGGCAGCCATAAAGATTCAGTCATGGTGGCGTGGCAACATGGTACGCCGGACGTTACTGCATGAAGCACTCAGGGCCTGGGTCATCCAGTGCTGGTGGAGGTCGATGCAGGCCAAGATGCTGGAGCAAAGGCGGCGCCTGGCACTAAGACTCTACACCTGCCAGGAGTGGGCAGTGGTGAAGGTACAGGCACAGGTTCGAATGTGGCAGGCCCGGAGACAGTTTCTCCAGGCACGCCAAGCGGCCTGCATCATCCAGTCTCACTGGCGCTGGCATGCCAGCCAAACCCAAGGCCTGATCCGGGGCCGCTATGAGGTCAGAGCCAGCCGGCTGGAGCTTGACATCGAAATCCTCGTGACCTAGGGTGCTGGCAGAGCCAAGGAGACTGGATCTCGCTTCCAATAAAGACATTTACTGACTATGGTCTTGCCCTTCGGAAATCAGACCCATAGAATCAGCTCCTTATCTTCCTACCTTccaccccaaaaaaaaaagatttcctggcATGGTCTAAAGCCCATTCAAGGGCAACTCACATAGGCCCTTGCTCCTAATGTAAACCTGACCAATCCTGCACCCAAAAGAAACCTCAGGGCCCAGGTCAGGCTCTGATACCTCAGCCAGCCTGATCCTAGCTCCCTCCACAAGTAGGGGTAGGCATTGGGCTTCATTTTtctgcagcccctgcccagccATCTCCATTCACGGTAGGACTGGCTGCAGTCAGAGCCAGGTGGGAAGGCCAGGATTCCACAGGTCTATGATTGGCAGGGCCCTCAGGGCCAGCACAGAGCTTGGCGGGGAGCCAGAAGGACAGGGTACCCCAGCTGAGCAACAGCAGGACAGGCATTGTGCCTCAATGGGGGACAGCCAGCCAAAGCCAGCCCCTGGGGAAGGCCAGGGCAGGAGCTGAGATGCTGCAGCTGTGCCTGCTGCCTCCCTTCCCAGGGGCTGAGAGACAAGGCTTCCCTCCCCTGTGCAGGCCACTTCCTGGGAGAACCAGgcatggggctggggaggggagagagagcctGGGG is a genomic window containing:
- the IQCF6 gene encoding IQ domain-containing protein F6 isoform X1, which gives rise to MDTQNVSEAHLGGICPVDNEQCLKLEKAAIKIQSWWRGNMVRRTLLHEALRAWVIQCWWRSMQAKMLEQRRRLALRLYTCQEWAVVKVQAQVRMWQARRQFLQARQAACIIQSHWRWHASQTQGLIRGRYEVRASRLELDIEILVT
- the IQCF6 gene encoding IQ domain-containing protein F6 isoform X3, producing MDTQNLEKAAIKIQSWWRGNMVRRTLLHEALRAWVIQCWWRSMQAKMLEQRRRLALRLYTCQEWAVVKVQAQVRMWQARRQFLQARQAACIIQSHWRWHASQTQGLIRGRYEVRASRLELDIEILVT
- the IQCF6 gene encoding IQ domain-containing protein F6 isoform X2; the encoded protein is MGPRNENQLEKAAIKIQSWWRGNMVRRTLLHEALRAWVIQCWWRSMQAKMLEQRRRLALRLYTCQEWAVVKVQAQVRMWQARRQFLQARQAACIIQSHWRWHASQTQGLIRGRYEVRASRLELDIEILVT